The genome window CGCAAAGCCCGCCGCCGATCCGGAGAACCTGCAATGCATGATCGTGCTCGGCGGCGCCTTCGAAAACGAGGTGAACACGGCGCGTCACGGCATAGAGTTCAACCCCGCGGCCGACCGCTTCGTCGAAGCCCTGCGGCTCGCGCAGAAATTTCCGCAGTCACGCATTCTGGTATCGGGTGGCGACGGTTCCATCTCGGGCATCTATGAAGGCGATGCGGCGGCATCCGCGCGCTTCTTCCCGCTCTTCGGCGTCGGCAAGGATCGCCTGATCGAGGAGAGGCAATCGCGCACCACCTTCGAAAACGCCATCAACACCAAGGAATTCCTGGCAAGCCAGGGGCTTTCCCATTGCCTGCTGATCACCTCGGGTTTTCATATGCCTCGATCCGTCGGCATCTTCCGCAAACTCGGCATCGATATCGTGCCCTGGCCGACCGATTATCGCACCGACGGCGAGGTGAGGCCGGGGTTCGATTTCACTCAGCCGAATCTCAATGCGCAGAACATGGCGACTGCGATCCGCGAATGGTACGGCCTGGTCGGCTATTATCTCGCCGGCCGCACGTCGGAACTCTATCCGAGCTGAGATTTACTTCTTCGAGATGGTGACGAATTTCGTGCCGCGCACGCGGGCCGTGACGATGCAGGGATCACCTTCGGTGCGGTCGCAGAAGCGCGGATGCATCTTCATTGCCAGCACCATATTGCCGAAGCGCTGGACGAAATCGTAGCCATAGATCTGCGCCGTCGCGATCATGAAATAACCGCCTTCAGCAACCTGCAGATAGAAATTATAGGTGCAGCCGTCGTCATTGCATTGCGGCCCCTTCTGCCCGTCGCAGGTCAGCTGGCCCTCGTTGACCACCGCATCGATCAGGCCGTCATTGTTGATGTCCTGGCGGGTGATGAAGCCGTCGGCGAATTCGGCCGTCTTGCACTGCTCCTGGAAATGTTTCTTCTCGTAGATCTCCGGATCGGAAATCAGCGATTGCTGGCCGAAGGCGACAGCCGGCATGACAAGCAGCAGGACGATATTCAGAACGGCGAGCAGCAGCGTTTTCACGGCTTTCCTCTTTGGATAAAGGCGCCCAATGCATGTCGCCCAAAGTGTGCAGCGGTTTTGGGACAACGACATGCATTGAACAAAGACTTCAGCTTTATGGCCGCGCCGCCTTGCGCCGCCCTTGCCGCCGTGTTTCTTGTCCGAAAATTGTTCGCCGGTTCCGGGGGCCGCATGTCCTTGCTCGTCTATCTCGATTATGCCGGCATTGCGCTGTTTGCCGCGACAGGCGCGCTTGCCGCCTCGCGCAAGCAGCTGGATCTGATCGGTTTTCTGTTTTTCGCCATGGTGACGGGAACGGGCGGCGGCACCGTGCGCGATATCGTGCTCGGCCGCGTGCCGGTCTTCTGGGTGTTGAACCCCGCCTATATCCTCGTCTGCTGTATCATGGGCGTCATCGTCTTCTTCACCGCCCACCTGCTGGAATCGCGCTATCGCCTGCTGATCTGGCTGGATGCGATCGGCCTTGCCGCCTATTGCGTGATCGGCGCTGCCAAGGGCCTCGCCGCCACCGGCTCGCCGACGATCGCGATCGTCACCGGCACGCTGACGGCGACCTTCGGCGGCATTCTGCGCGATCTGATGGCAAACGAGCCTTCGGTGTTGTTGCGGCCGGAAATCTACGTGACCGCAGCCCTCATCGGCGCCGGCGTATTCACGCTCGCCAATGCGCTGGGGATGCCGCTCTATCTGGCGTCTGCCTGTGGTGTCGTCGCAGCCTTTGCCGTGCGCGGCGGCGCCCTGTGGTTCGGCTGGACCTTCCCGACTTACAGGCACAAGCCCGGCCGGCATCCCGACGATGTCATGTGAAGACTTGGGTGGCCTTGGGTGGCGTCAGCCCTGCTTTGCCCGCAGGCGGATCACCACGTCGACATGGGCGATCTCCATCCCCTCAGGCGGTTCCGGAAGATTGCCGATCGTCAGGTTGCTGACGGGAATGTCGAGCACTTCGTTCTCACCTTCGATGAAGAAATGGTGATGGTCGGAAACATTGGTGTCGAAATAGGTCCTGGCGCTCTCGACGGCGAGAACGCGGATGAGGCCGGCTTCGGTGAACTGGTGCAGCGTGTTGTAGACGGTTGCCAGTGAGACCGGCACGCCGGCGGCAACCGCCTCCTCATGCAGTTCCTCGACAGTCAAATGCCGGTCGCCCTTGGCAAACAGGAGGTCGCCGAGCGCGACACGCTGGCGGGTGGGGCGCAGGCCCGCACCGCGCAGCCTTACCTCTATTGCGATCGGGAGTGCACCCGTCATCAAGACCAACTCCGGTTATTCCTGCATAAAGCAATCATGTTTCTTCAAGCGGTATAACTTTTGCACCGGAGCCTTTCAATAGTTCAATGGGGACAAGAGCCTGATAAACGCGGCAAAAACGGGCTTTTGGTGCAAATAGGTCTGGTCGCGGCCCTGGCCTTCCTGTATTCGACCACCAAATAATGACGTAAGCCTGGTCCGGGGCGATGAATGAAGCTGCCTTGCTGATGCTTCATTTTCTGAAGAACTTGGACTACACGTTCACATCCATCGGCTTCAGGCGGGGGGAAAAAGAAACTTTATGACGACCAGACAGTCCAGCTTCTCGTACGACGAACTCATCGCCTGCGCACATGGCGAGCTGTTCGGGCCCGGCAATGCGCAGCTTCCCCTGCCGCCCATGCTGATGGTTCACCGCATCACCGACATTTCCGAAACCGGCGGGACCTTCGACAAAGGCTATCTCAGGGCCGAATACGACGTGCGTCCCGACGACTGGTATTTCCCCTGCCATTTCGAAGGCAATCCGATCATGCCGGGCTGCCTCGGCCTCGACGGCATGTGGCAGCTGACCGGTTTCTTCCTCGGCTGGCTCGGCGAGGAAGGCCGCGGCATGGCGCTTTCAACCGGCGAAGTGAAATTCAAGGGCATGGTCAAGCCTCATACGAAGCTGATCGAATATGGCATCGACTTCAAGCGTGTCATGCGCGGCCGTCTGGTCCTCGGCACGGCCGACGGCTGGCTGAAGGCGGACGGCGAGACCATATATCAGGCGGCCGACCTTCGCGTCGGTCTCTCTAAAGACAAGACGGCCTGAAACCGCATCTCAAGCGGTTCACGAAACAAAAAAGGTTTGATCAGATGAGACGGGTAGTTGTCACGGGTCTGGGTGTCGTGTCCTCGATCGGGAACGACGCCGCCGAAGTCACCGAATCCTTGCGGCAGGCAAAGTCGGGTATTTCCTTCTCGAGCGATTTCGCCGAGCACGGCTTCAAGTGCCAGGTTTGGGGCAGCCCCAAGCTCGGCGCGGCGGAACTGGCCGAACTGGTCGATCGTCGCGCCATGCGCTTCCTGTCGCAGGGCGGCGCCTGGAACCATGTGGCCATGAAGCAGGCACTCGCCGATTCAGGCCTGGAAGAGAAGGACTACGCTCAGAATGAACGCGCCGGCATCATCATGGGCTCCGGCGGTCCGTCGACCCGCACCCTGATCGAGGCGGCCGAGATCACCGTCAAGAACAACAGCCCGAAGCGCATCGGCCCCTTCGCCGTGCCGAAGGCGATGTCCTCGACCGCATCGGCCACACTCGCCACCTGGTTCAAGATCCACGGCGTCAACTATTCGATCTCGTCGGCCTGCTCGACCTCGGCGCATTGCATCGGCAACGCCGCCGAGATGATCCAGTGGGGCAAGCAGGACGTGATGTTTGCCGGCGGCCACGAGGATCTCGACTGGACGATGTCCAACCTCTTCGACGCCATGGGCGCCATGTCCTCCAAGTACAACGATACGCCCGACACCGCCTCGCGCGCCTATGACGTCAACCGCGACGGTTTCGTCATCGCCGGCGGCGCCGGGGTGCTGGTGCTCGAGGAACTGGAGCACGCCAAGGCCCGCGGCGCCAAGATCTACGCCGAAATCGTCGGCTACGGCGCAACCTCGGATGGTTACGACATGGTCGCCCCCTCCGGCGAGGGCGCCATCCGCTGCATGCGCCAGGCGCTTGCCTCGGTCAAAGGCGACGTCGACTACGTCAATACCCACGGCACGTCGACGCCGGTCGGCGACAGCAAGGAAATCGGCGCCATCCGCGAGGTATTCGGCTCCAAAATCCCCCATATCCAGTCGACCAAGTCGCTGACCGGTCATTCGCTGGGTGCTGCCGGCGTGCAGGAATCGATCTATTCCCTGCTGATGATGCAGCACGGTTTCATCGGCGAAAGCGCCCATATCACCGAACTCGATCCCGAATTCGAAGGCGTGCCGATCGTGCGCAAGCGGATCGACGATGCGAAGATCGACATTGCCCTCTCCAACTCCTTCGGCTTCGGCGGCACCAACGCCACGCTGGTCTTCCAGCGTTATAACGGATAACAAAATGACGGGAATCATGCAGGGTAAGCGCGGCCTCATCATGGGCGTCGCAAACAACCATTCGATCGCCTGGGGGATTTCAAAAGCGCTCGCCGCGCAGGGTGCGGAACTCGCCTTCACCTATCAGGGCGATGCGCTCGGCAAGCGCGTCAAGCCGCTGGCTGCCGAGGTCAACTCGGATTTCGTGCTGCCCTGCGATGTCGAAGATGTCGCCTCGGTCGATGCCCTGGTCGACGCGCTCAGTGAGCGCTGGGGCAAGCTCGATTTCATCGTCCACGCCATCGGTTTTTCCGACAAGAACGAGCTGAAGGGTCTCTACGCCGATACGACGCGGGAGAATTTCAGCCGCACCATGGTCATTTCCTGTTTCTCCTTCACCGAGATCGCCAAGCGCTGCGCTCCGCTGATGGAAGACGGCGGTGCGATGTTGACCCTGACCTATAACGGCTCGACCCGCGTCATTCCGAATTACAACGTCATGGGCGTCGCCAAGGCAGCACTCGAGGCTTCGGTGCGCTATCTCGCCGCCGACTACGGCCCGCGCGGCATCCGCGTCAATGCCATATCAGCCGGTCCGATCCGCACGCTCGCCGGCGCCGGCATCTCCGATGCGCGCGCGATCCTCTCCTGGAACCAGCGTAATGCGCCGCTGCGCAAGACCGTGACCATCGATCAGGTCGGCAATTCGGCTCTTTACCTGCTCTCCGATCTTTCCGCCGGCGTTACCGGCGAGATCCATTTTGTCGACGCCGGCTTCAACGTCACCTCGATGCCGACACTGGAAACGCTGCGCAGGGCAGACGTCGAGTAAACGCTGCTCCGATTTGAAACTCAAAGGCCGTGCGCGGATGTTGCGCACGGCCTTTTTGTTCTATCGATAGAATGACCGGATCGGTCGAAGCCGCGTAGAGCTTACTTCTTCGCCCAGAGAACCTTGAAACGGGCGTTGCGGCAGGTTTCGCCGCTTTCTCGGAAATTCGCCGCCAGAACCGGCTCGTAGGGCAGGCCGCGATTGGCGACCAGCATCAGCCGGCCGCCGCCGCGAAGGGCGGATGCGGCGGTCTTGATCATGGCCTGGCCGAGCGCCGGCTCGGCTGCGTGCCCCTCATGGAAGGGCGGGTTCATGATGACGAGATCGTATTTGTCCTTGACCGGCTCGCCCGCCAGATCGTGCCAGAAGAAGCGCGCAGGCGCGTTCGGGCAATTCTCCGCTAGATTGTCTCTGGCGGCCTCCAGAGCCGCGTGATCGGCCTCGTAGAGGTCGAGGCGGGTCAGTCCACGCGATCTCTGCGCCAGTTCGACGGAGAGATAGCCCCATCCGGCGCCAAAATCCGCAACGTCGCCGGCGAAATCCTGCGGCAGGCGCGAGGCGAGCAGTTCCGATCCGGCATCGATCCGGTCATGCGAGAACATGCCGGCGGTGGCATTGAAACGGCCGTCGACGCGCACCAGCGCTTTTGCCAGCTTGGAAATGATCTCGTCGGCATCCGCCGGCCGGCCGAACCAGAAAGCGACGCCGTGATATTTCGGCATGTAGTCGACTGCGAGATTGAAACCTTCCATCCGCTTGCGCAGCGGCTGGATGCCGTCTTCCTTCGCGCCGGCAACGACGATCAGACCGCCGAGCCGCGTGCGGGCGATCGCCGCGGCGAGATTGGCCTCGTTCTCGCCCTTGTGCTTGGTGCAGAGCACCAGGGCGGCATCGTAGTCCTCGCCGTCGATCTCGGGCTTTGCTTCGATCCGCTGCGCCAGCAGCTGCCGGTAGAGCGGCCGGAAGCCCTGGACGGCGCTGAGCGAGGCGGCAAAACCCTCCGGCAGCGCAAAGCCTGCCTCGGCGCCGAGGAAAAGCACGCGCTCGCCCTCGCCGGGCGCCTGGACTGTGCCGCTGGCAAAGGGATGGAACAGGGTCTTCAGCGTTTCGCGGCTCATGGATCTCGTCTCGACTTCGGATACAAAAAGGGCGCGGAAGATTCCCGCGCCCGGAATGAAATTTGGGAGACGCGGCTTATTCGGCCGCTTCTTCCTTCTTCTTCTCGTTCGCAATTTCCTGGCCGGTGGCCTGGTCGACGACCTTCATCGACAGGCGAACCTTGCCGCGTTCGTCGAAGCCGAGCAGCTTGACCCAGACCTTGTCGCCTTCCTTGACGACGTCCTGGGTCTTGGCAACACGCTCGGAAGCAAGCTGCGAGATGTGAACGAGACCGTCGCGGGCGCCGAAGAAGTTGACGAAGGCGCCGAAGTCGGCGGTCTTGACAACCGTGCCTTCGTAGATCTGGCCGATCTCGGGCTCGGCAACGATCGAGTGGATCCACTTGCGGGCCGCTTCGATCTCTTTGCCGGAGGAGGAGGCGATCTTAACGGTGCCGTCGTCCTCGATGTTGATCTTCGCACCGGTCTTTTCGACGATTTCACGAATGACCTTGCCGCCGGAGCCGATGACTTCACGGATCTTGTCGACCGGGATGTTCATGACTTCGATGCGCGGAGCGAATTCGCCGAGCTGGCCGCGGCTTTCGGTGATGGCCTTCGCCATTTCGCCGAGAATGTGGGCGCGACCGCCCTGGGCCTGGCCGAGAGCGACCTTCATGATCTCTTCGGTGATGCCGGCGATCTTGATGTCCATCTGCAGCGAGGTGATGCCGTCGGCGGTACCGGCGACCTTGAAGTCCATGTCGCCGAGGTGGTCCTCGTCGCCGAGAATGTCGGAGAGGACGGCGAAGCGATCGCCTTCCAGGATCAGACCCATGGCGATGCCGGCAACCGGCTTTGCCAGCGGAACGCCGGCGTCCATCAGAGCGAGCGACGTGCCGCAGACGGTGGCCATCGAGGACGAGCCGTTCGACTCGGTGATCTCCGAGACGACGCGCAGCGTGTAGGGGAACTGCTCAGGCGTCGGCAGCATCGGACGGATCGCCCGCCATGCGAGCTTGCCGTGGCCGATTTCGCGGCGGCCCGGGGAGCCCATGCGGCCGGTTTCGCCAACCGAGTAGGGAGGGAAGTTGTAATGGAGCAGGAAGCGCTCCTTGTACATGCCCGTCAGGCTGTCGACATACTGCTCGTCTTCGCCGGTGCCAAGCGTGGCAACCACGATCGCCTGCGTTTCACCGCGGGTAAACAGCGCCGAACCGTGCGTGCGCGGCAGAAGGCCGACTTCCGAAACGATCGGACGAACGGTTTCGAGGTCGCGGCCGTCGATGCGGCTCTTGGTGTCGAGGATGTTCCAGCGGACGATCTTCGCCTGCAGGTGCTTGAAGATCGCGCCGACTTCTTCGGCCGTGTACTTGGCCTCGCCTTCCTCGGGCAGGAAATGCGCCTTCACCTTCGCCTTGACAGCGTCGACGGCGGCGTAGCGGTCGGCCTTCTGGGTGATCTTGTAGGCTTGCCGAAGCTCACCTTCGGCAAGGCCGAGCATCTCGTTTTCGAGAGCCGAGTAGTCTTCCGGCTGGAAGTCGCGCGGCTCCTTGGCTGCCACTTCGGCGAGCTTGATGATCGCGTCGAGAACCGGCTGGAAGCCCTTGTGGCCGAACATGACGGCGCCGAGCATGACCTCTTCGTTGAGTTCCTTGGCTTCGGATTCAACCATCAACACGGCATCGTAGGTGCCGGCGACGACGAGGTCGAGGCTCGATTCGTCCATCTCGTCGAGATGCGGGTTGAGAACGTATTCGCCGTTGATGTAGCCGACGCGCGCACCGCCGACCGGGCCCATGAAGGGAACGCCGGAGAGCGTCAGTGCCGCCGAAGTGGCAACCATCGACAGGATATCCGGGTTGTTTTCAAGGTCGTGCTGGATGACGGTAACGACGACCTGCGTGTCGTTCTTGTAGCCTTCCGGGAAGAGCGGGCGGATCGGGCGGTCGATCAGGCGGGAAACGAGGGTCTCGTTCTCGCTCGGACGTCCCTCGCGCTTGAAATAGCCACCGGGGATCTTGCCGGCTGCGTAGGTCTTTTCCTGGTAGTTGACGGTGAGCGGGAAGAAGTCCTGGCCGGGCTTCGGCGCCTTGGCCGAGACGACGGTGGCGAGAACGACGGTTTCGCCGTAGGTGGCGAGAACGGCGCCGTCGGCCTGACGGGCGATCTTGCCGGTTTCGAGCTTCAGCGGGCGGCCGGCCCACTCGATTTCGACTGTGTGTGTATCAAACATGATTTGTCCTTCAATGCGGGAGCACGCGCCATCGCCGATATCAAGGCGCAGCGCACAGTCGACCGCAATCAATGTGACGTATCACGGGCAAGACAACGGGAGGCTTTTATCGCAGTTTTCCCTGGGGAACCTCGTTCCCGAGAAACTGGGCCAAGCCTTGAGAAGCCTTGGCCGAAAGCATCCGGCAATCCTGCCCCATGACAGGTCAACGGTTGGTTTGGCAGAACCGGCCCATCCGGGTCCACCGATCTTTCCACCGCTTGGAAAATAGAGCGCGGCTGGAACATTTCATCGGGAACCGTGTCCCGAAACAGGATCCGGCGGGCGCTTGGAAAGCGCCCGCCGGACAATCTTAGCGGCGGATACCCAGGCTGGTGATCAGCTTGGAATAGCGGCCTTCATCCTTCTTCTTGAGATAGTCAAGAAGCGAGCGGCGGCTCGAAACCATCGTCAGCAGGCCACGGCGGGAATGGTTATCCTTCTTGTGGTCCTTGAAGTGTTCGGTCAGGTTGTTGATGCGTTCGGTCAGGATCGCAACCTGGACTTCCGGAGAACCGGTATCGCCTTCAACGGTCGCATATTCCTTGATCAGCGCAGCCTTGCGCTCAGCAGTGATCGACATCGGGTGATCCTTTCTAAGAGAGGAGATAAAGGTCGCCAAAAGCCGGGATGCCGTCCAGCTTTGGCCGTGAATGCAAACGGGCGTACCCGATGCTGGCGCTGCCTATAAACCAAATATGGATCGATGGAAAGAGGGGGTCTTCTCGGCGGCTTCAACGGCCCGCCATGGCGCCCCGGATCATCCCATCATAAGCTGCCGGATCCTGCAGCATGGCGAAATGGCTCACATCCTTCAGGATGACGAGTTTGGCGCCCGGAATCTGCTTTGCCATCATTTCCGTATGGTCGAGCTTTACGGCTTCATCATGATCGCCGATGGCAAGCGTGACCGGCACCGAGATCTTGGCTAGATCGGCGGCCGTCCAGGCCGGCTGGGTCGCCCACATGTCGGAGATCTGCTTGACGAAGGCGTCGTATTCGTTCGGCGTCGGCGAAAGCTTCCGGTATTGCTCGCCGGCGACGTTGATGTAGTCGTTGAAGGTCTTGTTGTCCATGACGTCGGCCTTGACGCCGTCCGTTGTGACATTGGCTGCCTGGGCAATGACGCGGGTCAATTTTTCCGGGTGTTTCATCGCCATGTCGATGCCGATAATGCCGCCGTCCGACCATCCGACAAGCGTCACCTTGTCGATCTTCAGAAAGTCGAGAAGTGCCACATAATCCGATGTCATCAGGTCGTAGCCGAAGGGCTGCTGGCTGCGCGTCGAACGCCCGTGGCCGCGGCTATCGGCAACGATGACCAGGTGGTCCTTGGCAAAATCGGCGACCTGATGACCCCAGACCTCGGCATTTCCGAGTCCGCCGTGAATGAAGAGGATCGGCTCGCCTTCACCATATTCGGCGTAATACATCTTGATGTCGTTGACATCGGCCATGCCGCTGGTCTTGGCCGCCGGCATCGAAGGAAAGGCCGGAAGCTCGGCCCAGCGCTCGGCCGATTGAGCGCCTGTAAAAGTCAGGAACATCGAAAAGAACGTCAGTGTTGCGATCGCGGTTACGCGCATATTCTCTCCCCTGTCGGGCCGCCATGGCTCCTCGGGCCGCTATTGCGGCCCGATAGGGAAGATATCGCATCGCTGCCGGCTGACAATCGCTATCGTTGCGGACTCAGCCGAAAACCCGCTTTGGGCGAAACTCGCCCTGACCGATCTCGCCGATCGCGATCAGCCTGCCGCGGGCGGTCGCATAGGCTTCGCTTTCGGCAACCGGCGCATCGCGGCCACGCACCAGGATTGGGTTGCCCATCTTCAGCCGGTGCGCCTGATCGTCGTTGATGACGAGATGGGGCAGGGCCGACAGCGCCTCGCAAGTGTCGATCAGCAGCGTGTCGAGGGCCGCCAGCCGCTCGTCCATATCTTCGATCGCCCCCAGCGCCACGAGGTTTGCGAGCGGCACCATGGCCTCTTCCGAAAAGGGCGCGACGAAGGTGCGCCGCAGCCCGGATACATGGCCGTAGCAGCCGAGCTCTCGGCCGAAATCGCGCGCCAGCGCCCTGACATAGGTGCCCTTGCCGCATTCCACTTCGAAATGCGCGGTATCGGCATCCGGGCAGGCGAGCAATGTCAGCCGGAAGATCTCGACCTCGCGCGAGGGGATTTCGACGACTTCGCCTTCGCGCGCCAGATCATAGGCGCGTTCACCCGATATCTTGATGGCCGAAAACTGCGGCGGCACCTGGCTGATGGTGCCGATATATCCAGGCAGGATATCGCGGATCTGCTGTTCGCTGGGACGCTTGTCCGAGCTCTCGGTCACTTCGCCCTCGAGATCGTCGGTGGCGCGCTCTTCGCCCCAGCTCACCGTAAATTCATAGATCTTGCGGCCGTCCATCACATAGGGAACGGTCTTCGTCGCATCGCCGAGCGCGATCGGCAGCATGCCGGAGGCAAGCGGATCGAGCGTGCCGGCATGACCGGCCTTCTGCGCCTTGTAGAGCCACTTGATCTTGGAAACGGCTTCCGTCGAGCCGAAATCCACCGGCTTGTCGAGGATCAGCCAGCCGGAAATCGGTCGGCCCTTGGGTTTGCGTGGTTTGGACATCAGTCTCTTCTGTTTATTGTTCGTCATTATCGCCGTCGAGGTCGCGGCTTACCTCAGGCGAACGCAGCAGTTCGTCGATCTTCTTGTAGTTGTCGAAGCTGGTATCGTCGCGGAAGCGCACCTCCGGCATGTATTTCATCTGTCGAAGCTGCTGCCCGAGCCGGCCGCGGATAAACCGCGCATGACGGTTCAACGCCTCGATGACCACGCTGTGGTCGGAAACGCCGAGCGGCGTCACATAGGCGGTGGCGATCTTGAGGTCGGGCGACATGCGCACTTCCGAGATCGAGATCACGGTCGCTTCGATGACGTCGTCGCGCACTTCGCCGCGCTGCAGCACCTGGGTGATAGCGGCGCGAACCTGTTCGCCAACGCGCAGCATGCGCTGCGAAGGCGCGGAAGAAGTTGCTCTGGTCATTGTTATCTCTATTTGCCGATGCGGCTGGGAATCGAACCCGTCAAAGGAGAGCGTCCATGACTCTTTTGGTCGAAAAGGTCAAGTCGGCAGGTACCCGAAAGCCATCCGCCGGCTGGCGAATGGCTTTCGCGCTGATGTCGTGCGCAGCGGTTTAGAGCGTGCGCGTGATATGCTCGACGCGGAAGCACTCGATGACGTCGCCGGCGCGCATGTCTTCGTAGTTCTCGAAGGCCATGCCGCATTCCTGGCCCATCGGCACTTCGGACACTTCGTCCTTGAAACGCTTGAGGGTCTTGAGCTTGCCTTCGTGAACGACGACATCGTTGCGGATGAGGCGGACGCCCGCACCGCGTTCGACCTTGCCTTCGACGACACGGCAACCTGCGACCTTGCCGACCTTGGTGATGTTGAACACCTCGAGGATCTCGGCATTGCCGATGAAGGTTTCGCGCCGTTCCGGAGACAGGAGGCCCGACATCGCTGCCTTCACGTCATCCACGAGGTCGTAGATGATGTTGTAGTAGCGGATTTCGAGACCTTCGCGCTCGGCGAACTGGCGTGCCTGCGTATTCGCACGAACGTTGAAGCCGATGATGGCGGCGTTCGAAGCTTCGGCGAGCGAGATATCCGACTCGGTGATGCCGCCGGCGCCCGAATGGACGATGCGGGCGCGGACCTCGTCGGTGCCGAGCTTTTCCAGTGCGCCGGCAATCGCTTCGATCGAGCCCTGCACGTCACCCTTAATGACCAGCGGGAACTCCTTGATGCCGGCGCTCTGGCGCTGCATCATCATCTGTTCCAGCGATCCACGCTGGCCCGACTGGCGGGCAGCCGCCTTGTCGCGGGCAAGACGCTGACGATATTCCGAGATTTCGCGGGCGCGGCTTTCGCTTTCGACGACGGCGAACTTGTCGCCTGCCTGCGGCGTGCCGGACAAACCGAGAACCTCGACCGGGGTTGCCGGACCTGCTTCCTTCACATGGTCGCCCTTGTCGGTGACGAGGGCGCGCACGCGGCCCCAGACGTCGCCGGCAACGATGATCTGGCCCGGACGCAGCGTGCCCTTCTGGACAAGCACGGTCGCGACCGAACCACGGCCACGATCGAGCTGGGCTTCGATGACAGTACCTTCCGCCGTCCGGTTCGGATTGGCCTTGAGATCGAGAATTTCGGCCTGCAGCAGGATCGCCTCGAGCAGCTTGTCGAGGTTCTTGCCTGTTTTGGCCGAAACTTCGACGTCGAGCACTTCACCGCCCATGGATTCCACGAAGACTTCGTGCTGCAGCAGCTGGTTGCGGACCTTCTGCGGATCGGCCTCGTGCTTGTCGACCTTGTTGATCGCAACGATGATCGGAACACCTGCCGCCTTGGCATGGTTGATCGATTCGATCGTCTGCGGCATCACGCTGTCGTCAGCCGCGACGACCAGGATCGCGATGTCGGTCGCCTGCGCACCGCGGGCACGCATTGCCGTGAAGGCGGCGTGGCCGGGTGTATCGATGAAGGTGATCTTCTGACCGTTCTGCTCCACCTGATAGGCGCCGATATGCTGCGTGATACCACCGGCTTCGCCGGAGACCACGTTGGCATGGCGGATGGCGTCGAGCAGCGAGGTCTTGCCGTGGTCGACATGGCCCATGATGGTGACAACCGGCGGGCGCGAAACCAGTTCGCCATCCTCGTCGGACACGTTGAAGATGCCGAGTTCGACGTCGGATTCCGACACGCGCCTGACCGTATGGCCGAATTCGCCGGCGATGAGTTCGGCAAGGTCGGCGTCGATGACGTCGCCCGGCTTCATCATCTGCCCTTCCTTCATCAGGTACTTGATGACGTCGACGGCGCGTTCGGACA of Rhizobium sp. BT04 contains these proteins:
- the rbfA gene encoding 30S ribosome-binding factor RbfA, giving the protein MTRATSSAPSQRMLRVGEQVRAAITQVLQRGEVRDDVIEATVISISEVRMSPDLKIATAYVTPLGVSDHSVVIEALNRHARFIRGRLGQQLRQMKYMPEVRFRDDTSFDNYKKIDELLRSPEVSRDLDGDNDEQ
- the pnp gene encoding polyribonucleotide nucleotidyltransferase, translating into MFDTHTVEIEWAGRPLKLETGKIARQADGAVLATYGETVVLATVVSAKAPKPGQDFFPLTVNYQEKTYAAGKIPGGYFKREGRPSENETLVSRLIDRPIRPLFPEGYKNDTQVVVTVIQHDLENNPDILSMVATSAALTLSGVPFMGPVGGARVGYINGEYVLNPHLDEMDESSLDLVVAGTYDAVLMVESEAKELNEEVMLGAVMFGHKGFQPVLDAIIKLAEVAAKEPRDFQPEDYSALENEMLGLAEGELRQAYKITQKADRYAAVDAVKAKVKAHFLPEEGEAKYTAEEVGAIFKHLQAKIVRWNILDTKSRIDGRDLETVRPIVSEVGLLPRTHGSALFTRGETQAIVVATLGTGEDEQYVDSLTGMYKERFLLHYNFPPYSVGETGRMGSPGRREIGHGKLAWRAIRPMLPTPEQFPYTLRVVSEITESNGSSSMATVCGTSLALMDAGVPLAKPVAGIAMGLILEGDRFAVLSDILGDEDHLGDMDFKVAGTADGITSLQMDIKIAGITEEIMKVALGQAQGGRAHILGEMAKAITESRGQLGEFAPRIEVMNIPVDKIREVIGSGGKVIREIVEKTGAKINIEDDGTVKIASSSGKEIEAARKWIHSIVAEPEIGQIYEGTVVKTADFGAFVNFFGARDGLVHISQLASERVAKTQDVVKEGDKVWVKLLGFDERGKVRLSMKVVDQATGQEIANEKKKEEAAE
- the rpsO gene encoding 30S ribosomal protein S15, with amino-acid sequence MSITAERKAALIKEYATVEGDTGSPEVQVAILTERINNLTEHFKDHKKDNHSRRGLLTMVSSRRSLLDYLKKKDEGRYSKLITSLGIRR
- a CDS encoding alpha/beta fold hydrolase, coding for MRVTAIATLTFFSMFLTFTGAQSAERWAELPAFPSMPAAKTSGMADVNDIKMYYAEYGEGEPILFIHGGLGNAEVWGHQVADFAKDHLVIVADSRGHGRSTRSQQPFGYDLMTSDYVALLDFLKIDKVTLVGWSDGGIIGIDMAMKHPEKLTRVIAQAANVTTDGVKADVMDNKTFNDYINVAGEQYRKLSPTPNEYDAFVKQISDMWATQPAWTAADLAKISVPVTLAIGDHDEAVKLDHTEMMAKQIPGAKLVILKDVSHFAMLQDPAAYDGMIRGAMAGR
- the truB gene encoding tRNA pseudouridine(55) synthase TruB, yielding MSKPRKPKGRPISGWLILDKPVDFGSTEAVSKIKWLYKAQKAGHAGTLDPLASGMLPIALGDATKTVPYVMDGRKIYEFTVSWGEERATDDLEGEVTESSDKRPSEQQIRDILPGYIGTISQVPPQFSAIKISGERAYDLAREGEVVEIPSREVEIFRLTLLACPDADTAHFEVECGKGTYVRALARDFGRELGCYGHVSGLRRTFVAPFSEEAMVPLANLVALGAIEDMDERLAALDTLLIDTCEALSALPHLVINDDQAHRLKMGNPILVRGRDAPVAESEAYATARGRLIAIGEIGQGEFRPKRVFG